One genomic segment of Capricornis sumatraensis isolate serow.1 chromosome X, serow.2, whole genome shotgun sequence includes these proteins:
- the LOC138071975 gene encoding basic proline-rich protein-like, protein MSRARASPLPRAREVSAARPARAEPRAHTHLALSRATCVRRRRSEPAPRRPPPPPPPSPGRAAAAEGPGARSRRAPPPPGPPPPRVPRRRRVPETRGRWKVSGAEWRRGRCGGGGGAGARAAPRSRARRTGRAGRGGNGGSGRGRDAGGTGAASDLRWGAAAGTPTPAGRTALGAAPSLRPPPPPPPPGEGSPGPPPLPSPITPHIPQPAASPTRGLPIALPHCPQPALDPASGKGAPAPSPTRPQAAEPGTFAKLFAVAIADSAQPW, encoded by the exons ATGAGCCGGGCCCGGGCCTCCCCCCTACCCCGAGCGAGAGAAGTTTCCGCAGCGCGCCCGGCCCGGGCCGAGCCCCGCGCGCACACTCACCTCGCCCTGAGCCGCGCAACTTGTGTCCGGCGCCGCCGCTCCGAGCCTGCGCcccgccggccgccgccgccgccgccgccgagccCGGGCCGCGCCGCGGCCGCCGAGGGCCCCGGCGCCCGGAGCCGCCGCGCGCCGCCGCCCCCcgggccgcccccgccccgcgTCCCCCGCCGCCGCCGAGTCCCCGAGACGCGCGGGCGCTGGAAAGTTTCGGGTGCCGAATGGCGGCGAGGgcgctgcggcggcggcggcggggcgggggcgcgggcggcTCCTCGCTCCCGAGCGCGGAGGACGgggcgggcggggagggggggaaaCGGCGGCAGCGGGAGAGGGCGGGACGCGGGAGGGACCGGCGCGGCCAGTGACCTCCGCTGGGGAGCGGCCGCCGGAACGCCGACCCCGGCCGGGAGGACGGCCCTGGGCGCCGCCCCCAGCCTgcgcccgcccccgccgccgccgccgccgggggaGGGGAGCCCGGGGCCCcccccactgccctcccccaTCACCCCCCACATCCCCCAGCCTGCGGCCTCCCCGACCCGGGGCCTCCCCATCGccctcccccactgcccccagcCTGCGCTCGACCCCGCCTCAGGGAAAGGGGCCCCTGCACCCTCCCCCACCCGG ccgcAGGCTGCAGAACCTGGGACATTTGCAAAGCTGTTTGCTGTTGCAATAGCTGACTCGGCCCAGCCCTGGTAA